The DNA window TGGGAGCATTGATTTCATGTGCCGCGGGTGTGCTCATTTGAGGAGCGATGAGGGGTTTGGCGCCCGTAACGATGATCAGCGTAAGCACCACCCACAGCCCGAACTGGGTTAGCCCCACCAGGCCGATTCCGATGATCTTGCCCATCATAAGCTGAAATGGCCGTACAGAAGAGACAACAATCTCTACGATCCGGTTGGTCTTTTCTTCAATAACTCCCCGCATAACCTGTGCTCCGAAAAGAAAGATGAAGAAATAGATGAGGAAACCCCCAACGTATCCTACAATCATAGCCAGCTCAGTAGAGCTTTCTTTTTCCCGTCCGCTATCGGTCCACTGTATGGTGCGTATATTGATGTCTGTTCTGACCGCCTGAAGGATGTTGTCATCAATACCCTGAGACCGCAGCTTTTGTTGCTCCAGCTTTTTTTCAAGGGCATTTGAGATATGGCTTTTTACCGACAATGAAGGTTGCTTATCGGAATAAATAACTACCGAACTGGATGTGTTGGCAATCAGATGGGTAATGTAAAGCACGGCATAGTAGTCGGTTTGGTTGAAAATTTTTTTGATCTCATCCACTTGGGTGTTCCTCAAATAATCAAATTTGATGTATTCCGTCTCCGGAAGATTGTTGACAAACATTTTCGAACTGTCGATCACAGCAATCTTTTTGACCTCCGTATCTTCCAGATTGGCCAGCCAGGCGGGTGCTATAACAATGGCACCGAACAACAAGGGACCCAGTATGGTCATGATGATAAAGGTTTTTTTCCTGACCCTCGTTAGGTATTCTCTTTTGACAATGAGGTTTATCTTATTCATGATGCCGGTGTTTCTTCAGTTTTATATTCATTGACGGCGTTAATGAAAATGTCGTTCATACCGGGGATTTCTTCCCTGAAAGCGATGATTTCCACCACTGGAATGATCAGTGACAACAATTCATTCTCGTTGGTATGATGAAGCAACTTGACCCTTAATGCATTGTTTCCGTTAATGGTTTTCCGTTCCAGGATTTGATAGTTCCGGTTTAATGAAGCTTCCAGCTTGTCCGGGTCCCCCTGGAATTCGATCTGATAAATATTGGCTTTGTACCGGTTCCTGACTTCATTGATCGGACCTTCCAGTATGTTTTCGGCTTTATTGATCAGTGTGATGTGGTCGCACAGCTCTTCAACCGACCCCATGTTGTGGGTCGAAAAGATGATGGTAGAACCCTTCTTTTTTAGCGCTCTTACTTCATTCTTGAGCAGATTGGTGTTGATGGGGTCAAAACCACTGAAGGGTTCGTCAAAAATAAGGAGTTCCGGTTCATGCATCACTGTGGTAATGAACTGGAGCTTTTGCTGCATGCCCTTGGAAAGTTCTTCTACTTTCTTATCCCACCATTCCTGGATTTCAAATTTCTCGAACCAGTATTTTAGTTTCCCGATGGCCTCCCTTTTGGGCATCCCTTTGAGCCGGGCCAGATACAATGCCTGCTCCCCCACTTTCATCTTTTTATAAAGTCCCCTTTCTTCAGGAAGGTAGCCGATACGAAAAACATCTTCTATGCTGATCTTTCGACCCTTGAAGTATACCTCGCCCTCGTCCTGGGCTGTAATTCTGTTGATGATCCGTATCAGTGTGGTTTTGCCGGCTCCATTAGGACCAAGCAATCCGTAAATGGAGTTTTCCGGTACACTCATGCTCACATCTTTGAGCGCATAAGTGTTGATAAATTTTTTATAAACATTTTTTATTTTCAGAAATTCCATTTTTGGTGATTTTCTGTTTCGAAAAATTCAACGGCCGCTAAATTAAAAATATTTGTTCCAAAACCATCTGCTAAGAATATTTAAAATGAACACTTTCTTTTATTATCTGTTTACTCGGAGAAAAGAATGAACCCTTTATTTAAAACAAAAGTATTTTTTATTGTTTTATCCAATTGTTACTCTTGATTTTCTTTATAATGTTATTATAAAGTTCTTTTTTATTTGCAAAAACGGTAAAAATGTATTATTTTATCACACTTAATAACCACAAAAATTTACACCATTATGGCAGAAGATGAAAGAAAAAACTACGAACAAAAGGCAGCGATCATAACAAAGAGAATGATGTCCAAGCTTTATGCTTTGGAGGCCAAAGCATTGGAGGCAAAAATGAACACCAGCGAAAACATTGATAAACTGGATAAAGAACTGGAAGATATAGCCCGGAAAAGAAAAGAGATGGAAACCAAATACCAGGATATGGTAAATGCAGGTAAAGATCAATGGCAAAATCTTTACAATGAATTGGAAGGATTGGTGAATCAGATCAATGCCGACAAGCATGATTTTTATGAAAAGGCACAGGGCTGGCTCAATGATTTTAATGAAAAGATTGCCGATCTGGAGGAGAAAGCCCGCCATTCCACCCAGGAATTGAGAGAAAAGACCCAACCGCAATTGGAATACCTGAAAGATCAGCGGGAAAAGCTTCAGAACTCATTGATGGATATGCAGAAAGAAAGTGGCCAGCGGTGGCATCAGTTTAGACATAAAATTGACGAAGGCCTCAGTTCTATGACAACCAGCATCAATAAGCTTTACCAGAATTTTCAGAAAAGGAGGGAGGATCATTCTACCCAGAAGTTTTATGAAAATGCACAAAGCTGGCTAAAGGATTTCAATGAAAAGATTTCGGATCTCGAGCAAAAAACCGAAAGTTCCACTCAGGAAGTAAAGACAACGATTGAAGAACATTTGAGTTATGTACGGGAGCAAAGGGATCAAATTCAGCAATACCTGGATGACATGTCAAAAACTACAGGGGAAAGATGGAAAGAATTCAGATCGGATATTGAAGACCGGATCGGTAATGTGAGAACAAGTATTACGAAGGCATACCAGTTTTTTTCCGGTGGAAGCAAAAGTGACTCCAATGCTCAGTCGGAAACTTCCGAAGAGGAAACTTCTGAAAAATAAACCTTATGGCCGGTTTAAATTTAAAGAGGATCATCCCAGCGGGGGTGATCCTCTTTTTCGTATCCATGGCATTGTTTTCATGTGTTGAAGACAATTTTACAGATATTCGGTGGGACCCGGAAGATCACTGGAAACCCGATTTGTCAGTTCCTATAGGTGATGATACGGTGGATGTAAACAATTATTTTAAGCAATACCGGGAATTTGGGGATATGCCCGGCACGATCTTTCCGGTATATTATGAAGATTCGCTTTATCCATTGATTGATGCCCGGATTGCAACAGAAGACAGCTTTGATTATTCTCTTGCAAACCATATCAGTTCTTCCCGTTACATAGAATATCTAAGCATTCACCTCCGAACCTGGAATACCTATCCTACAGAAAGCAGGGTTCAAATGTATTTCAGGAAAAAGAAAGATGGGGATTGGATCGTGCTTGACTCCTTGTTTGAGGCCTCTCAAATCATTGAAAGTGGTGAAGTTGATGAGGAAAATAAGGTGATCCGGCCTGCGAAACAGGAATTTAGTGCTGCCTTCGATCAGGAACAGATTGATGAGATTGTTTACCCGTCAGAAAACCTGTTGGTGAAAGCTTATATTTCTGTAACCACGGAAGATCTGGATACTGTCCGGTTTTATTCTGATTATGCAATCAGGATGGAAGCAACTGCCCGGGTGAAATTGAACATTCGCCCCTCGGATCTGGGTTACTGATCGGAAGCAGACTGCAATGTCAGATTATACATCATTGGGAAAATGAATGATCTCCTGAAACGAATGGATTTTGTGAAAGATGGCGGTTCCGGTATGGATAGAAATTCCGGAATGGGCCTTGTTAAAATAAAGCAGGTGATTTTACTTGTTCTATTTATGCTCTCCTTTTATGCCACCGTAGCACAGCAAAGCAATACCTTCTATTTTATGCGTTCGGTTCCTCAGACCGCTGATATGAATCCTGCATTTTCCATTCCCTGCAATTATGTCGGCCTCCCGTTGATTTCTTCCTTTCATGTTGATTTGGGGAATACAGGTTTTTCCTATAATCAGCTTTTCCCTGAAAGGGGAGGAGCACGGGTCATCAATTTCAATCATCTTGAAAACCGCCTGCACAATCTTGATCTGTTGAACGCCCGCATGCAGTTTGACCTGTTTTCACTGGGCATGTGGTATAAAGCGTATTTTTTTACATTCAGTATTACCGAGCAAACGAATCTATTCGTTAGTTATCCCAAAAATTTGTTTTTACTACCCTGGGAGGGAAATACGGATTATGTGGGTGAGACGGCTGATATTAGAAGATTTGGAGGGGATTTTAGCCATTATCGGGAGTATGCAGTGAGTGCTTCGACCTGGCTGGACAGTGATCTGAAGGTGGGGGCGAGGGCCGGCCTGTTGTTCGGCAAGGCGAACTTGAGTACGCGCAGGGAGGTGCTTGACATCTATACCCACCCGGATAACTATCATATAGATGTTTCAGGAAGTTACAGGGTCAATTCCACTTTGCCGATTGAAGTGACGGAAGATGCCGGGAACAAAATTCCGAATGTGCGGTTCAAAGAGGATGTTTCGGTGAAAAAAATGCTTCTGAACCGGAGCAATCCGGGATTAAACTTCGATGCCGGAGCCTTTTATACCGGACTGGACGAAGTGGTTTTATACGGTGGTATCAATGACGTGGGGTTGATCTACTGGACCTCCGGGTTAAACAATATAGAAGCTGAACAGCAATTTCAGTTTAACGGAATAACCCGTGATGATCTGCGGGTTAATGATTATCCCCAATTGATGCTTGATTCCCTGGCAGATTCCTATGAGACACGTGTTACCCAGGAGCCGTATATGACCGTTTTACCCCCGGAAAGTTATATCGGGGCTACCTATCAGCTCAATAACCGGCTCCGGGCAGGAGTGCTTCAGCGCAACCTTTTTTACAAATGGAGGATCCATCCTTCGCTGACCCTGTCTCTCAACACGGAATTATGGGATTTTCTTTCTTTGGCTGCCAGTTATTCTTACAATCATTATAGTTATAGTAATTTTGGCGTTGGGTTTTCTGTACAAAGCAACATAGCTCAGTTTTATGTTGCTACGGATAATCTGAGAGCCATTAATCCGCTGGCAGTGCGAAATGTGAATCTCCGCTTCGGTTTGAATATATTTTTCGGCTGCGGTGCAAAGGCAGCCGGAATCGGAGTGTCGGGTGCAGGCTGCTACTGGATTAGGCAGCATGAGGAAAACAGAAAGGTTTTACCAAAAAAATGACATTTTTGTTATGAAGCAACAATCCTTTACTTTGAAGAACATCGGAGTTATTCGCACACCTTTTCAATATACGGGTGAAGCGCCCAAACAGGGGGTTTTTGAACCCGAATCAGAAGGCAGGATTGAACTTTTTGAGGATTACAGAGAAGGGCTGAAAGATCTGGAGAAGTTCTCTCACGCCATACTGATCTTTTATTTTCACAAGATGGAGGAGACGAAGTTAACAGGCATTCCTCCAATGGATACCGAGGAGCATGGAATATTTGCCATTCGTGGACCTCAAAGGCCCAACCATCTGGGTTTAACGAATGTGAGAATAAAAGAGATCCGGGGCACCCAAATATTCGTTACGGGGGTAGACATGCTGGATAATACTCCTTTACTGGATATAAAACCTTACATCAGGGAGCTGGATAGCCGGGAGGATTCCAACTCCGGCTGGATTAAGGATCTCATGGGTGGAGGTGGTCAAAAATAATGACTGTCCGGGGTATATAGACAATTATGTTTTAAGCCTCCCTGCTGCTCTGTTTTTATCAGCCCACCTTATACTCCTCATAGTTTCCAGTTTTTGTAATACTTGATCTTTTGGGTATCTTTCTTCCGGTATGCCTCTTGAAGTTTTTCAGCTTCTTTCCCGGCTTCCGTATTGTCTGATTCCGAATAATAATAGACTGCAGGTTTCCCTTTGCCCGAGTATATAACCTTCTCAAAAGTCTCGATGACCTCATTTTCTTCTTTATCTCTGCCTACCACAAACCAGGATGTTGTTTCCGGGAAATAAAAATGCCTTCCCAGGTTAACAAGGGGCAAGGTTGATTCTGTAATCAGATGCTTTGTAATGAGCGTTTCAAATCTTTTGTTCAGTTGCTTATCGCACAGCAGGCATCCGCCTGCAGGACTGGGATAATCAATGCCATATTTTTTTGCAAGAGCCATTTGTTTTCTCCTGCT is part of the Bacteroidales bacterium genome and encodes:
- a CDS encoding ABC transporter permease → MNKINLIVKREYLTRVRKKTFIIMTILGPLLFGAIVIAPAWLANLEDTEVKKIAVIDSSKMFVNNLPETEYIKFDYLRNTQVDEIKKIFNQTDYYAVLYITHLIANTSSSVVIYSDKQPSLSVKSHISNALEKKLEQQKLRSQGIDDNILQAVRTDINIRTIQWTDSGREKESSTELAMIVGYVGGFLIYFFIFLFGAQVMRGVIEEKTNRIVEIVVSSVRPFQLMMGKIIGIGLVGLTQFGLWVVLTLIIVTGAKPLIAPQMSTPAAHEINAPSIMEKQSTDQSMPFQGAAKQKADATRSNNENVSKNLGAQYIFEALENINFLLIIGVFIFFFLGGYLLYGSLFAAIGSAVDNETDTQQFMLPITIPLILAIIVLVNGISNPQGGIAFWFSIIPFTSPILMMARLPFGVPAWEVMLSMALLALTFIGTTWLSGKIYRTGILMYGKKVNYKELWKWIRYRV
- a CDS encoding ATP-binding cassette domain-containing protein, whose amino-acid sequence is MEFLKIKNVYKKFINTYALKDVSMSVPENSIYGLLGPNGAGKTTLIRIINRITAQDEGEVYFKGRKISIEDVFRIGYLPEERGLYKKMKVGEQALYLARLKGMPKREAIGKLKYWFEKFEIQEWWDKKVEELSKGMQQKLQFITTVMHEPELLIFDEPFSGFDPINTNLLKNEVRALKKKGSTIIFSTHNMGSVEELCDHITLINKAENILEGPINEVRNRYKANIYQIEFQGDPDKLEASLNRNYQILERKTINGNNALRVKLLHHTNENELLSLIIPVVEIIAFREEIPGMNDIFINAVNEYKTEETPAS
- the tsaA gene encoding tRNA (N6-threonylcarbamoyladenosine(37)-N6)-methyltransferase TrmO translates to MKQQSFTLKNIGVIRTPFQYTGEAPKQGVFEPESEGRIELFEDYREGLKDLEKFSHAILIFYFHKMEETKLTGIPPMDTEEHGIFAIRGPQRPNHLGLTNVRIKEIRGTQIFVTGVDMLDNTPLLDIKPYIRELDSREDSNSGWIKDLMGGGGQK